CGCGTTCATCAGCGTGGCGATCAGGGTCGAGTCGGCGCGCGCGTGTCCGGTCGCGCGCGCCGCCAGCAACACGCCCAGGTACTTGCCCGCGAACCCGGCCACGATGAACGCCATCAGCCAGAGCCACTGCGAATGCGCGGTGAAGTCGAAGAACTGCAGGCTCAGCCCGGCGCAGGCGAAGAAGATCGGCATCAGGATGGTGTGCAGGAAGCCGCCCAGCAGGCGGTCGAACTGCTCGCGCACGCCGGGCACGCGCCGCAGCAGCATGCCGATCAGGAGCGCGCCGAACGCGCTGTGAAAGCCCAGCCGCGAGGTGATCCATCCCGACACCAGCACCGCGCAGGCCAGCGCCACCACCGTGTAGCGCGACCAGCCCTGCGCGAGCGAGCGCTCCACCGCGCGCAGCAGCACGCCCCTGGCGGCCACCACCAGCAGCCCCACGTAGGCGGCCAGCAGCGCGAGGTTGATGCCGAGCGCGCGCCAGCCGGCGTCGTGACGCGAGAAGCCGATGATCAGCGACAGCGCGCACCAGCCGAGCAGGTCGCCGACCATCGCCGCCGACAGCGCCGAGGCCGCCGCCGGATGCCGCGTCAGGTTCAGGTCGGTGACGATGCGCGCCATCACCGGCACCGCCGACACCGACAGCGCCACGCCGCAGAACAGCACGAACGGCCAGAACGGCTGCTGCGGCGCGATGGCGTCGTGCGCGAACCAGCCCACCGCGAGCCCGCCGCCGAACGGCAGCAGCATGCCGGGCACGGCGATCAGCACCGGGCCGAGCAGCGCGCGCTGCGACGGCAGGCGCACGTCGAGGCCGATCTCGAACATCAGCAGCGCGAGCCCGATCTCGCCGAACTGGCTGATCGCCGAGGTGGTGCCGGGCGCGAACAGCTCGTGATAGAGCGACGGCGTGACGAAGCCGAGCGCGAGCGGGCCGAGCAGGATGCCGCCCGCGATCTCGCCGATCACCCTGCACTGCCCCATGCGCTCGGCGATCACGCCGCAGCCGTTGCAGACCAGCACAACGAGCGCTACCTGTATCAGCCACATCCCGTGCTCCGTGCAAAAAAAGGAACCGCCGCCGCGCGGCCCGGCATGCTAATCGAGCAGCGCCTCCGCGTCGACACTGTCGAAAACGATCTCGCGCACCAGTTCGCTGGCGCCGGCGGCGATCGTGCCCGCCGTCGCGTCGCGATAGAGCCGCGCGACCTCCGACTCCGACAGGTAGCCGCGCGCGCCATGAAACTGCGCGCACCGATGCGCGGCGCGCTTGGCCAGTTCGGTGCTGCGCAGCTTCAGGATCGACGCGTCGCCGCTGCCGAGCCTGCCGCCCGCGTATTGCAGGACCAGCTGGTAGCCGAAGCAGCGCAGCAGCCGCAGTTCGGCGATCAGCTCGGCCAGCTCGTGACGCACCGACTGGTTCGCGCTCAGCGGCGCGCCGCGCACCACGCGCTGGCGCACGAAGCGGTCGACCAGCCGGATGCCGTGCGCCGCGCCGCCCAGCGCGAGCATGCCCGCCACCATGCGCTCGAAGTCGAGGCAGCGCATCAGGTAGGTGAACGCCTTGTCGGGCTTGCCGAGCACGTTCTCGCGCGGCACCGCGACCTGCTCGAAGCCGATGTCGCAAACGTCGGCGCTGCGCCAGCCGAGCAGGTTCAGCGGCGTGCGCGTGACGCCGGGCGCGTCGGCGTCGATCAGCAGCAGGCTGCAGCCGCCCAGCGCGTGCCGCTGCGCGTTGCTGCGCACCAGCGCCACGATCAGCGAGGCCTGCGAGCCGTTCGAGATGAAGCGCTTGGTGCCGTTCACCCGCCACGCGTCGCCGTCCGACTCGGCCAGGCACTGCAGGTTGCTCAGGTCGCTGCCGGCCTGGTCCTCGGTGATGGCGAGCGCGGCCACCGCCGTGCCGTCGCGCATCCTCGCCAGGTAGCGCTCGCGCTGCGCCTCGCTGCCGAACCAGGCGAGGTAGGACGCCGCCATGAACGCGTGGACGCCGATCGCGGCGCGCACGCCGGCATAGCCGAGCCGCCCCAGTTCCTCGAGGAACACCGCGCTGCGCACGAAGCCCTCGCCTTCGAGCGGCAGGTCGAGCAGGCCCTCGCCGGCCAGCGTGCGCCAGGTCGCGCGCGGAAGATGGCCGCGCGCCTCGGCGCCCTCGGCCTCGGGCAGCAGGCAGGCGCGCAGCCGTTCGCGCACCTCGCCGGCGAAGGTCCGGTACGACTCGGCCGGATAGGGACTAGACATGGGCGCGTCCGGTCATTTCACCGAGACCACGCGGTGCGCGGGCAGGATGTCGGTGAAGCGGCCCGCGATCTTGAACACCGCGCTCGGCGTGCCGGCCGCCGCCCAGAGTTCGTCGAACTCGAGCAGGTCCTCGTCCACCAGCAGCGCGACCTCCTGCCGGTGCCCGAGCGGCGGCACGCCGCCGATCGCGAAGCCGGTCGCCTCCTTGACGAAATCGGCGTCGGCCTTGACGATCTTCGCGCCGATCAGCTGCGAGATCGCCTCCTCGTTGACGCGGTTCGGCCCGCTCGCGAGCACCACCACCGGGCGGTCGTCGGCCAGCGAGCGAAACACCAGCGACTTGACGATCTGCGCCTTCTCGCAGCCGAGCGTGCGGGCGGCATCGTCGGCGGTGCGCGTGGAGGCGGGCAGTTCGAGGACTTCCATCTCCAGGCCACGTTCGGCCAGGACTTCCTGGAAATATTGGGCGCGTTTGCTCAGGCTCATGCTCGATCACTCCAGTGACTGTTTGAGATGTCGATGATCGATCTTGCCGTTGGCCGACATCGGCAGATCGTCACACAGATGGATTTGCGCCGGCACCATGTAGGCGGGCAGCACCTCGGCCAGCGCGGCGCGGATCTGCTCGGGGCGGCAGCCGTCGTCGACCGGCACCACGAACGCCACCAGCCGCTTCTCGATGCCGTTGTCGTGCACCGTCACGTAGCTGCGCCGCACCTCGGGCCGGCTCTGCAGGTGGAACGCGATCTCGCCGAACTCGATCCGGAAGCCGTTGATCTTCACCTGGTCGTCGCGGCGCCCCTTGAACACGAGCACGCCGTCCTCGCGCAGGTAGCCGATGTCGCCGGTGCGGTAGAGGCGCTCGCGGCGCCCGCCGATCTCGTACTCGACGAAGCGCTCGCGCGTCATCTCCGGCATGCCGAGATAGCCCGGCGTCAGGCCCGGCCCCGCCACGCAGATCTCGCCCGCCTCGCCGGCGCCGCACAGCGCGCCGTCCTCGATCAGGTACAGCCGCGTGTTCTGGATCGGCAGCCCGATCGGCAGCATGGTCTCGTCGGCGCGGATCTCGCGCACCGGATACCAGGTGGTGAAGGTGGTGCATTCGGTCGGGCCGTAGACGCTGACGATGCGCTCCGTGCCGTAGCGGCGCAGCGCCTCGCGCATGTGGCGCAGCGAATGCGCCTCGCCGCCCGTCAGCACGGTCGCCACGCTCGCGAGCGTGGCCGGCGCCTCGTCCACCAGCGCGTTGAACAGCGCCGTGGTCAGGAACAGCAGGTTGACGCGCTGGCGCTCGATCAGCTCGCGCAGCCGCGAGGCGCGCACGAAGCCGTCCTCGTAGACCACGCAGGCGCCGCCGTTGAGGAGCGGCCCCCAGATCTCGAAGGTGGCCGCGTCGAACGTGACGGGCGCCATGTGCAGCACGCGGCTGTCGCGATCGAGCCGCGCGTAGCTGGCGCCGAACACCAGCCGCGCGATGCTGCGATGCTCGATCGGCACGCCCTTGGGCTGGCCGGTGGAACCCGAGGTGAAGTTGATGTAGGCGATCGAGCCGGCCGTGGCCAGTCCGGCGGGCGCCTCGCGCCGGCCGGCCTCGCGCAGCGCGTCGAGCGAGACCGGCAGCGCGCGGCAGGATTCGAGCGCCGGATGGGTCAGGCCGGCGGCGGCGCACAGCACGTGGCGGCAGCCGGTCTGCCCGAGCAGGTGGGCGATCCGCTGGGCGGGCCAGGCCGCGTCGAGCGGCAGGTAGGTCGCGCCGGCCTTCAGGATCGCCACCAGCGCGACGATCAGGTCCGCGCCGCGCGGCAGGCTCAGCGCGACCACGTCGCCGGGCCGCACGCCCTGCTCGATCAGGCGCCACGCCAGCACGTTGGCGCCGTGGTCGAGCTCGCGATAGCTGCAGCTCCGGGCCGCCGTGACGACGGCCGGCTCGTCGGGCCAGCGCGCCGCGGCGGCCTCGAACAGCGCGGCGACGCTCAGGTCGTCCGGATACGCCACGGACGTCTGGTTGATCCGCTCGTGAAGCGACAGGGCGGCTTCATCGCAGCGAAGCGGTTTCATCGGACTGGCTCCTCATACGCGCGACCATGTGCTCGAGCAACGGTTCGCGATGGCTATCGAGAAAGAAATGCGCGCCGTCGATACCGACCAGCTCGCATCGCGACGTGGTGAAGCCGCGCCAGCCGGCCACGCTGGCCGCGCCGTCGGTCGGGTCGGCATGGCCGTAGTAGATGTGCAGCGGCACCTCGAGCGGCGTGGCGTGCCAGTTGCCCCACAGCTCCGCGAGCCGCATGTCGGCGCGCAGCGTGGGCAGCACCAGCTGCATCAGGCGCTCGTCGTCGAACACTTCGGCCGGCGTGCCGCCCATCGCGCGCACCGCGACGCGATAGGCGGGCTCCGGCAGGTCGTGCAGGTAGGGCCGCGCCTGCGGGTGGTCGGGGCTGCGGCAGCCGCCGATGAAAAGGCGCCGGCAGGTGCCCGGCTCGATCGCCGGGCGGACCTGCTGCGCGATCTCGTAGGCGAGCCGGCCGCCGAAGCTGTGCCCGAACAGCGCGTGCGGCTCGGCGAGGTACGGCGCCAGCGCGAACGCGCAGTCCTCGACGAGCGCCGGCCAGGCGTCGTAGAGCGGATCGCGCAGCCGCATGCCGCGGCCCGGCAACCGCACCGCCACCAGCTCCACGTCGGGATCGAGCAGATCGACCCAGTCGCGGAACAGGTCGGCGCTGCCGCCGGCATAGGCAAAGCAGATCAGCCGCAGACGAGGCTTGGGGACGGGCCGCGGAATCAGGCACCAGCGTGCCGTATCGGCGGCCCGTTGCCGGGCTCGCGCGTCGCTCACGAGGCGCGCGTCTCGCCGTGCTTCACGATGTGGCTCGCGATGTCCGACAGGCGGCTTTGCTCGAACAGCGCCTCCGGGGTCAGCGCATCCTCGCCGAAGTGCCCTTCCACGCGCGAGAGCAGCTTGACCGCGGTGATCGAGGTGCCGCCCGCCTCGAAGAAGTCGCTATCCGCGCTCTCGATGCGCAGGCCCAGCGCGCCGCAGGCGTCGACCAGCCATGCCTGGACGTCCTTGATGTCGTTGCGATTGCTCATGATGTTTGCCTGCTCCTGGATCAACGCGACTGGAAACGGAAACCGTTGACGTTTTCGCCGACGAAACGGTTGTGGCCGAACGCGTCCTGGCCCGCCACCTGCACGCAGCCGAACTTGTCGAGATTGGCGCTGCCGCCGAACTCCTCCAGCGTGTTGGAATACGGGTACACACGCACCGAGTTCGGCAGGTAGCGCGCGGCGAAGCCCAGGCGCATCTTGTCGGTCAGCCCGCTGTGCGGGTGCGAGGCGTGCATCAGCGTCGACCAGAAGATGATGAACTGGCCCTGGCGCATCACCATCGACCTGGCCTGGCTCTCGTCCGGGCTCCAGTCCGGATCCTTCTGGAGCTGGCGGTAGTCGTAGCCGAAGAAGCCGCGGCGCACGCCCTGCTTCTCCAGGTTGTTGATGGCGTCCTCGCGGTATTCCATGACCTTCGACTCGTCGTAGTTCATGGTGCGGTGCGTGCCGGGAATGAACTGCAGGCAGCCGTTCTCGACGTTCGCCTCGGTGAACGCCGTCCACACCGTGATGGTGCCGCCGAACTCCGCATCCTCCGGCCACACGATCTGCGGGTGCTTGGAGCCGGCCACGTTCGAGAAGTTGTCGGCCTGGTGCCAGTCGGTGCCTTCGTCGCCCGGATACTTCGGGAAGAACTCGGTGCGCCAGCACAGCACGTCCGGACCGAGGATGCTCGCCACCCGGTCGGCGATCTCCGGGCGCGTGATGTGCGAGGCCAGGAAATCGACATCGAGATGACGATCGTAATTGGCCAGATTGGTCACGCCGGAAATCGATTTTTCCTGGCTGTAAATGGCTTTCTTGGTATTGAGCAACTTGGGACGCAATGCCTGGAGATTCGCCTCCATTTCATCGCCCGGATAAAGATCGAACGGCCCGATATAGCCATTGCGATGGAAACTCGCCAACTCATCCTGGCTCAGGGCGAATTGGGATGCAGCTACCTCGATTTGATTATTCACGGTTATTTCTCCGGCCCTCGGATTGGAGATAATGTTTTATATCCAGAATAATTCAATGACAAGGTGAGATTATTTTTGTTTTTATTATTGTTTTATTTTGATTTGACTGCCGGGGAGGGACCGCGAACTGCGGGAAGGTCCGCGACACGCGTGCCGCGAACCGAAAGCGGAATGACGACTCAACCTTGCAGGGCAGCCTTGGTCGCGCCGATGCCGAACTTGACCGACGCGCCGCGCGGCTTCTTCTGCTCGATTTCCATCTGTTCGATGATGTCGCGAAACTCGACCTGATGCTCCGCCATCTCGCCCATCAATAACACGATCACCGCGAGATGCGACGGCACCACGCCCTTCTGTGAATAATTGGTGATCGAATTTTCATTCATCTTCACCAGATTCGCGAATTCCCGCGCGGTCAGCCGCGCCCGCTTGAGCTGGTCGCGGAATTCGAAATAGGTCATTACGGACACAACGGCTCTCCTTGAAAAAGATCCGCGCGCGGTCCGGCCTCGGCCGGACCGCCGTGCAAAATTTCTCGATTCCGCGATCCCGGCCCAGGCCGGCTTACATCTTCACCTGATCGAGGAAGGTCTTCTTGCCCGCCTTGTAGACGTACAGCGAGATCACGCCATGCGCGAGGTCGCCGTGCGAATCGAAGGTGGTTTCACCGATCACGCCCTTGTAGTCGGTGGACGGCATCGCGGCCAGAATCTTGGCCGGATCGGTGGACTTCGAGCGCTTCATCGCGTCGACGATGATGTTCACCGCGTCGTAGGCGAACGGCGCGTCATACTCGACCACCTGCCCGAAGCGCTTCTTGTACTTCGCCTGGAACTCGGCGCCGCCCGGCATCGTTTCGATCGCCGCGCCGGCCTGCGAGCACACCACGTTCTCGGTCGCGTCGCCGGCCAGGTTGGCGAGCGACTCGGTGCAGACGCCGTCACCCGTGAACACCTTCGCGCGCAGGCCGAGCTGCTTGGCCTGCTTCGTGAACGGGCCGCCGGTGGAGTCCGAGCCGCCGTACATGATCGCGTCCGGGTTCTCGCCCTTGATCTTGGTCAGCACCGAGCGGAAGTCGACGGCCTTGTCGCT
The genomic region above belongs to Burkholderia plantarii and contains:
- a CDS encoding cation:proton antiporter, which translates into the protein MWLIQVALVVLVCNGCGVIAERMGQCRVIGEIAGGILLGPLALGFVTPSLYHELFAPGTTSAISQFGEIGLALLMFEIGLDVRLPSQRALLGPVLIAVPGMLLPFGGGLAVGWFAHDAIAPQQPFWPFVLFCGVALSVSAVPVMARIVTDLNLTRHPAAASALSAAMVGDLLGWCALSLIIGFSRHDAGWRALGINLALLAAYVGLLVVAARGVLLRAVERSLAQGWSRYTVVALACAVLVSGWITSRLGFHSAFGALLIGMLLRRVPGVREQFDRLLGGFLHTILMPIFFACAGLSLQFFDFTAHSQWLWLMAFIVAGFAGKYLGVLLAARATGHARADSTLIATLMNARGLMELIFLSIGLQLRILPQNVYTMLVIFALFTTGVTAPLLRRRMRPVAAGATGSA
- a CDS encoding acyl-CoA dehydrogenase family protein, encoding MSSPYPAESYRTFAGEVRERLRACLLPEAEGAEARGHLPRATWRTLAGEGLLDLPLEGEGFVRSAVFLEELGRLGYAGVRAAIGVHAFMAASYLAWFGSEAQRERYLARMRDGTAVAALAITEDQAGSDLSNLQCLAESDGDAWRVNGTKRFISNGSQASLIVALVRSNAQRHALGGCSLLLIDADAPGVTRTPLNLLGWRSADVCDIGFEQVAVPRENVLGKPDKAFTYLMRCLDFERMVAGMLALGGAAHGIRLVDRFVRQRVVRGAPLSANQSVRHELAELIAELRLLRCFGYQLVLQYAGGRLGSGDASILKLRSTELAKRAAHRCAQFHGARGYLSESEVARLYRDATAGTIAAGASELVREIVFDSVDAEALLD
- a CDS encoding YbaK/EbsC family protein: MSLSKRAQYFQEVLAERGLEMEVLELPASTRTADDAARTLGCEKAQIVKSLVFRSLADDRPVVVLASGPNRVNEEAISQLIGAKIVKADADFVKEATGFAIGGVPPLGHRQEVALLVDEDLLEFDELWAAAGTPSAVFKIAGRFTDILPAHRVVSVK
- a CDS encoding amino acid adenylation domain-containing protein, yielding MKPLRCDEAALSLHERINQTSVAYPDDLSVAALFEAAAARWPDEPAVVTAARSCSYRELDHGANVLAWRLIEQGVRPGDVVALSLPRGADLIVALVAILKAGATYLPLDAAWPAQRIAHLLGQTGCRHVLCAAAGLTHPALESCRALPVSLDALREAGRREAPAGLATAGSIAYINFTSGSTGQPKGVPIEHRSIARLVFGASYARLDRDSRVLHMAPVTFDAATFEIWGPLLNGGACVVYEDGFVRASRLRELIERQRVNLLFLTTALFNALVDEAPATLASVATVLTGGEAHSLRHMREALRRYGTERIVSVYGPTECTTFTTWYPVREIRADETMLPIGLPIQNTRLYLIEDGALCGAGEAGEICVAGPGLTPGYLGMPEMTRERFVEYEIGGRRERLYRTGDIGYLREDGVLVFKGRRDDQVKINGFRIEFGEIAFHLQSRPEVRRSYVTVHDNGIEKRLVAFVVPVDDGCRPEQIRAALAEVLPAYMVPAQIHLCDDLPMSANGKIDHRHLKQSLE
- a CDS encoding thioesterase II family protein, with product MSDARARQRAADTARWCLIPRPVPKPRLRLICFAYAGGSADLFRDWVDLLDPDVELVAVRLPGRGMRLRDPLYDAWPALVEDCAFALAPYLAEPHALFGHSFGGRLAYEIAQQVRPAIEPGTCRRLFIGGCRSPDHPQARPYLHDLPEPAYRVAVRAMGGTPAEVFDDERLMQLVLPTLRADMRLAELWGNWHATPLEVPLHIYYGHADPTDGAASVAGWRGFTTSRCELVGIDGAHFFLDSHREPLLEHMVARMRSQSDETASLR
- a CDS encoding phosphopantetheine-binding protein, translating into MSNRNDIKDVQAWLVDACGALGLRIESADSDFFEAGGTSITAVKLLSRVEGHFGEDALTPEALFEQSRLSDIASHIVKHGETRAS
- a CDS encoding chlorinating enzyme, whose amino-acid sequence is MNNQIEVAASQFALSQDELASFHRNGYIGPFDLYPGDEMEANLQALRPKLLNTKKAIYSQEKSISGVTNLANYDRHLDVDFLASHITRPEIADRVASILGPDVLCWRTEFFPKYPGDEGTDWHQADNFSNVAGSKHPQIVWPEDAEFGGTITVWTAFTEANVENGCLQFIPGTHRTMNYDESKVMEYREDAINNLEKQGVRRGFFGYDYRQLQKDPDWSPDESQARSMVMRQGQFIIFWSTLMHASHPHSGLTDKMRLGFAARYLPNSVRVYPYSNTLEEFGGSANLDKFGCVQVAGQDAFGHNRFVGENVNGFRFQSR